A region from the Silene latifolia isolate original U9 population chromosome 7, ASM4854445v1, whole genome shotgun sequence genome encodes:
- the LOC141592185 gene encoding zinc finger protein JACKDAW-like isoform X2, with amino-acid sequence MNFQGEIGDGFSMPSLIRGFSHHHQQQQQEVVNPNPNPNPKTTVNGNNNNPAASRKKRNLPDPDAEVIALSPKALMATNRFICEICNKGFQRDQNLQLHRRGHNLPWKLKQRSNKEVKKKVYICPEKTCVHHDPSRALGDLTGIKKHFSRKHGEKKWKCDKCSKKYAVQSDWKAHSKTCGTREYKCDCGTLFSRKDSFITHRAFCDALAEESVRLTTVSTPSLSFKSDCMDNSSGINIQSGFNHGLVSQGLQDQGVGISSFSSLFRPDFNSMAGGNPLNAGLPDMVQMATANPFGSSPIPNFIMNNNQFAHLNRSSTTPSTSTPASLSLSSFATGLKHEGGHITSNMVETLGSMFSHDHTNQNNQSSPSSNPLTPMSATALLQKAAQMGSTRSNSPFLGTSLGVITSTSNLNNNNASDKNKSGVQQVVQPRRVQEDSSTTLTSTTRGPGSGSGSGSGSGAGGSGAGVGLSGCSNMASLATPVRDINQLMMQCGAMSQNDLNQHMIRPSSNMIENDLTRDFLGIASGDESDRQLLPQELANFASMSSNMVLNHFSNK; translated from the exons ATGAATTTTCAAGGTGAGATTGGAGATGGGTTTTCTATGCCTTCATTAATCAGAGGATtctctcatcatcatcaacaacaacaacaagaagtcGTCAACCcgaaccctaaccctaaccctaaaacgACCGTCAATGGCAATAATAATAACCCTGCCGCATCAAGGAAGAAGAGAAATCTACCAG ATCCAGATGCAGAAGTCATTGCACTATCGCCAAAGGCGCTCATGGCGACAAATCGATTCATATGCGAGATATGCAACAAGGGATTTCAAAGAGATCAAAATCTTCAACTCCATAGAAGAGGTCACAACTTGCCATGGAAGCTTAAACAAAGAAGCAACAAAGAAGTGAAGAAAAAAGTATACATTTGCCCTGAAAAGACATGTGTACATCATGACCCATCTAGAGCTCTTGGTGATCTAACAGGAATTAAGAAACATTTTAGTagaaaacatggagaaaaaaagTGGAAATGTGATAAATGTTCCAAAAAATATGCAGTCCAGTCTGATTGGAAAGCTCATTCTAAGACTTGTGGTACTAGAGAGTACAAATGTGACTGTGGCACACTTTTTTCAAg GAAAGATAGTTTCATCACTCATAGAGCATTCTGCGATGCATTAGCTGAAGAAAGTGTAAGGCTCACAACAGTTTCAACGCCAAGCCTAAGTTTCAAGAGTGATTGCATGGACAATAGTTCTGGAATTAATATTCAATCTGGGTTTAATCATGGATTAGTGAGTCAAGGATTACAAGATCAAGGTGTTGGGATTTCTTCCTTCAGTTCACTCTTTCGCCCCGATTTCAATAGCATGGCCGGTGGAAACCCTCTTAATGCAG GTTTGCCAGATATGGTGCAAATGGCAACAGCCAATCCTTTCGGATCATCACCAATTCCGAACTTCATTATGAACAATAATCAATTCGCACATTTAAATAGAAGTTCGACAACACCATCGACATCAACACCGGCAAGTCTATCATTATCTTCTTTTGCAACAGGGCTAAAACATGAAGGTGGACATATCACATCCAACATGGTTGAAACCCTAGGCTCTATGTTTTCACATGACCATACTAACCAAAACAACCAATCTTCCCCTTCATCGAATCCATTGACTCCCATGTCAGCCACTGCTCTCCTACAAAAGGCGGCTCAAATGGGCTCTACTAGGAGCAATTCACCCTTCTTAGGAACATCCCTTGGTGTAATCACAAGCACGTCTAACctcaataataataatgctagTGATAAAAACAAGAGTGGTGTACAACAAGTTGTCCAACCTCGAAGAGTTCAAGAAGATTCATCGACCACCCTAACTTCAACTACTAGGGGACCTGGTAGTGGTTCTGGTTCTGGTTCTGGTTCTGGTGCTGGTGGTAGTGGTGCTGGTGTTGGACTTTCAGGATGCTCTAATATGGCATCTTTAGCTACACCCGTGAGGGATATCAATCAGTTGATGATGCAATGTGGAGCAATGTCGCAAAATGACTTGAATCAACACATGATCCGTCCTAGCTCGAATATGATCGAGAATGACCTAACTCGGGATTTCCTTGGCATTGCTTCCGGAGATGAAAGTGATCGTCAACTTTTACCCCAAGAGCTTGCCAATTTTGCATCTATGAGCTCAAACATGGTACTGAACCATTTCAGTAACAAGTGA
- the LOC141592185 gene encoding zinc finger protein JACKDAW-like isoform X1, translating to MNFQGEIGDGFSMPSLIRGFSHHHQQQQQEVVNPNPNPNPKTTVNGNNNNPAASRKKRNLPGTPDPDAEVIALSPKALMATNRFICEICNKGFQRDQNLQLHRRGHNLPWKLKQRSNKEVKKKVYICPEKTCVHHDPSRALGDLTGIKKHFSRKHGEKKWKCDKCSKKYAVQSDWKAHSKTCGTREYKCDCGTLFSRKDSFITHRAFCDALAEESVRLTTVSTPSLSFKSDCMDNSSGINIQSGFNHGLVSQGLQDQGVGISSFSSLFRPDFNSMAGGNPLNAGLPDMVQMATANPFGSSPIPNFIMNNNQFAHLNRSSTTPSTSTPASLSLSSFATGLKHEGGHITSNMVETLGSMFSHDHTNQNNQSSPSSNPLTPMSATALLQKAAQMGSTRSNSPFLGTSLGVITSTSNLNNNNASDKNKSGVQQVVQPRRVQEDSSTTLTSTTRGPGSGSGSGSGSGAGGSGAGVGLSGCSNMASLATPVRDINQLMMQCGAMSQNDLNQHMIRPSSNMIENDLTRDFLGIASGDESDRQLLPQELANFASMSSNMVLNHFSNK from the exons ATGAATTTTCAAGGTGAGATTGGAGATGGGTTTTCTATGCCTTCATTAATCAGAGGATtctctcatcatcatcaacaacaacaacaagaagtcGTCAACCcgaaccctaaccctaaccctaaaacgACCGTCAATGGCAATAATAATAACCCTGCCGCATCAAGGAAGAAGAGAAATCTACCAGGTACACCAG ATCCAGATGCAGAAGTCATTGCACTATCGCCAAAGGCGCTCATGGCGACAAATCGATTCATATGCGAGATATGCAACAAGGGATTTCAAAGAGATCAAAATCTTCAACTCCATAGAAGAGGTCACAACTTGCCATGGAAGCTTAAACAAAGAAGCAACAAAGAAGTGAAGAAAAAAGTATACATTTGCCCTGAAAAGACATGTGTACATCATGACCCATCTAGAGCTCTTGGTGATCTAACAGGAATTAAGAAACATTTTAGTagaaaacatggagaaaaaaagTGGAAATGTGATAAATGTTCCAAAAAATATGCAGTCCAGTCTGATTGGAAAGCTCATTCTAAGACTTGTGGTACTAGAGAGTACAAATGTGACTGTGGCACACTTTTTTCAAg GAAAGATAGTTTCATCACTCATAGAGCATTCTGCGATGCATTAGCTGAAGAAAGTGTAAGGCTCACAACAGTTTCAACGCCAAGCCTAAGTTTCAAGAGTGATTGCATGGACAATAGTTCTGGAATTAATATTCAATCTGGGTTTAATCATGGATTAGTGAGTCAAGGATTACAAGATCAAGGTGTTGGGATTTCTTCCTTCAGTTCACTCTTTCGCCCCGATTTCAATAGCATGGCCGGTGGAAACCCTCTTAATGCAG GTTTGCCAGATATGGTGCAAATGGCAACAGCCAATCCTTTCGGATCATCACCAATTCCGAACTTCATTATGAACAATAATCAATTCGCACATTTAAATAGAAGTTCGACAACACCATCGACATCAACACCGGCAAGTCTATCATTATCTTCTTTTGCAACAGGGCTAAAACATGAAGGTGGACATATCACATCCAACATGGTTGAAACCCTAGGCTCTATGTTTTCACATGACCATACTAACCAAAACAACCAATCTTCCCCTTCATCGAATCCATTGACTCCCATGTCAGCCACTGCTCTCCTACAAAAGGCGGCTCAAATGGGCTCTACTAGGAGCAATTCACCCTTCTTAGGAACATCCCTTGGTGTAATCACAAGCACGTCTAACctcaataataataatgctagTGATAAAAACAAGAGTGGTGTACAACAAGTTGTCCAACCTCGAAGAGTTCAAGAAGATTCATCGACCACCCTAACTTCAACTACTAGGGGACCTGGTAGTGGTTCTGGTTCTGGTTCTGGTTCTGGTGCTGGTGGTAGTGGTGCTGGTGTTGGACTTTCAGGATGCTCTAATATGGCATCTTTAGCTACACCCGTGAGGGATATCAATCAGTTGATGATGCAATGTGGAGCAATGTCGCAAAATGACTTGAATCAACACATGATCCGTCCTAGCTCGAATATGATCGAGAATGACCTAACTCGGGATTTCCTTGGCATTGCTTCCGGAGATGAAAGTGATCGTCAACTTTTACCCCAAGAGCTTGCCAATTTTGCATCTATGAGCTCAAACATGGTACTGAACCATTTCAGTAACAAGTGA